From Myxococcus xanthus, a single genomic window includes:
- a CDS encoding LytR/AlgR family response regulator transcription factor, which translates to MSAPLRVLIADDELLARKRLTRLLAALPDTEVCGEASDADGVLSAVRAGGVDVVLLDIHMPGLSGLDALALLPEGGPRVILCTAHAEHAVQAFEHGAVDYVLKPVEPARLQKALERARARGPATSPTSTVSTPPKPPGSPVRGLGRLPIPTRQGIVLVDPEAISHASLEDELVTVFTTQGDFLTDFTLNELVEKLPSEHFHRVHRRALLNLTHVARLEPLDTGGYLARTLRGHAVEVSRQSARELRRMLGLRRGVEEEG; encoded by the coding sequence CTGAGCGCCCCACTTCGCGTCCTCATCGCCGATGACGAACTGCTCGCCCGAAAGCGCCTGACGCGGCTGCTCGCGGCGCTCCCGGACACGGAGGTCTGCGGCGAGGCCTCGGACGCGGATGGCGTCCTTTCCGCCGTGCGCGCGGGCGGCGTGGACGTGGTGCTGCTGGACATCCACATGCCCGGCCTCAGCGGCCTGGATGCCCTGGCCCTGCTGCCGGAAGGCGGCCCGCGCGTCATCCTCTGCACCGCCCACGCCGAGCACGCCGTGCAGGCCTTCGAACATGGCGCGGTGGACTACGTGCTCAAGCCCGTGGAGCCCGCGCGCCTTCAGAAGGCCCTGGAGCGGGCACGCGCACGCGGTCCGGCCACATCACCCACGAGCACGGTCAGCACCCCACCGAAGCCACCTGGCTCGCCCGTCCGCGGCCTGGGCCGCCTGCCCATTCCCACGCGGCAGGGCATCGTCCTGGTGGATCCCGAAGCCATCTCCCACGCGTCGCTGGAGGACGAGCTGGTGACCGTGTTCACCACGCAGGGAGACTTCCTTACCGACTTCACCCTCAACGAGCTGGTGGAGAAGCTGCCGTCCGAGCACTTCCACCGCGTCCACCGCCGCGCGCTGCTCAACCTCACGCACGTGGCGCGACTGGAGCCGCTGGACACAGGTGGCTACCTGGCGCGCACGCTGCGAGGCCACGCGGTGGAGGTGAGCCGTCAGTCCGCGCGCGAGCTGCGGCGCATGTTGGGCCTGCGTCGCGGCGTCGAGGAAGAGGGCTGA
- a CDS encoding glutamate-cysteine ligase family protein encodes MGMAIHQEEFRPEDHERFSRRLAESLEALRALLARPGFGVGAPTVGAELELYLVDRLGFPLPVNRAVLARAEDPRVTLELDAFNLEVNLRPCPLAGRSFSALRQEVESAVSAVRRAASMLGARVAVIGILPTLREADLGSGALTSEPRYRAMSTAIRQRRSAPFHVSIRGEEEALSLTWKDVTLEGANTSLQYHLRVAPGDFARMYNAAQLATAPVLAAAGNSPLFLGRKLWDETRVALFRQAVDDRGEPGEGGFQPHARVSFGHGWVREGAYELFAEAVALHPPLLPVSGDEPLRERVAAGEVPDLEELRLHQSTVWSWNRAIYDPKAGGHLRIEFRALPAGPTLVDMMANGAFLLGLTLALAERVDALLPALPFVHAYGNFIRAARQGLDAELLWPSSTAPSPRPMAATELVKRLLPDAREGLVRAGVDAEEADTLLGILEQRVVLRRTGATWQRQMLARLESQMPRRDALAAMLERYLQRSESGAPVHTWPVE; translated from the coding sequence ATGGGGATGGCCATCCATCAGGAGGAATTCCGTCCGGAGGACCACGAGCGTTTCTCCCGGCGGCTGGCGGAGAGCCTGGAGGCGCTGCGGGCACTTTTGGCGCGCCCGGGGTTCGGCGTGGGTGCGCCGACCGTGGGCGCGGAGCTGGAGCTGTACCTCGTGGATCGCCTGGGTTTCCCACTGCCGGTGAACCGAGCGGTGCTGGCGCGCGCGGAAGACCCCCGCGTGACGCTGGAGCTGGATGCCTTCAACCTGGAGGTGAACCTGCGTCCGTGCCCGCTGGCCGGCAGGTCCTTCAGTGCGCTGCGCCAGGAGGTGGAGAGCGCGGTGTCCGCGGTGCGCCGGGCCGCGTCCATGCTGGGCGCGCGCGTGGCCGTCATCGGCATCCTCCCCACCTTGCGCGAGGCGGATTTGGGCAGCGGCGCGCTCACGAGCGAGCCGCGCTATCGCGCCATGTCCACCGCCATCCGTCAGCGCCGGTCCGCGCCGTTCCATGTATCGATTCGGGGCGAAGAGGAGGCGCTGTCGCTCACCTGGAAGGACGTGACGCTGGAGGGCGCGAACACGTCGCTCCAGTACCACCTGCGCGTGGCGCCTGGGGACTTCGCGCGCATGTACAACGCGGCGCAGCTCGCCACGGCGCCGGTGTTGGCGGCGGCGGGCAACTCGCCGCTCTTCCTGGGACGGAAGCTGTGGGACGAGACGCGCGTGGCCCTGTTCCGGCAAGCGGTGGATGACCGGGGCGAGCCCGGAGAAGGCGGCTTTCAGCCCCACGCGCGCGTGTCGTTCGGCCATGGCTGGGTGCGCGAGGGCGCCTACGAGTTGTTCGCCGAAGCGGTGGCGCTGCATCCACCGCTGTTGCCGGTGTCGGGCGATGAGCCCCTCCGCGAGCGCGTGGCGGCGGGCGAGGTGCCGGACCTGGAGGAGCTGCGCCTGCACCAGAGCACGGTGTGGAGCTGGAACCGCGCCATCTACGACCCGAAGGCTGGAGGCCACCTGCGCATCGAGTTCCGCGCCTTGCCCGCCGGGCCCACGCTGGTGGACATGATGGCCAACGGCGCCTTCCTGCTGGGTCTCACGCTGGCGCTGGCCGAGCGCGTGGATGCGCTGCTACCCGCGCTACCCTTCGTCCACGCGTACGGCAACTTCATCCGCGCCGCACGGCAGGGCCTGGACGCGGAGCTGCTGTGGCCCTCCTCCACGGCGCCCAGTCCGCGGCCGATGGCGGCGACGGAGCTGGTGAAGCGGCTGCTCCCCGACGCCCGGGAGGGCCTGGTTCGCGCGGGCGTGGACGCGGAGGAGGCGGACACGCTGCTGGGCATCCTCGAACAGCGCGTCGTGCTGCGACGGACGGGCGCGACATGGCAGCGGCAGATGCTGGCGCGGCTGGAGTCACAAATGCCCCGGCGGGACGCCCTGGCGGCGATGTTGGAGCGCTACCTCCAGCGCTCCGAATCCGGAGCGCCTGTCCATACATGGCCGGTCGAGTAG
- a CDS encoding aconitase family protein translates to MNTRPMTLTQKILAHHARRLDRPWVQAGDVLQLRVDWTMASELAWNGMDRTYQALGRPELHDRERVFLAVDHTVDAVTLAKDVRVQRLVQRSRDFARERRLRHFYDANETILHTKFYRELVQPGQLVLGADSHTTSHGGMGAFAIGLGGADIVAAMVLGETWLEVPEAITVEYQGTPAFGIGGKDIILKTLGLLGRNTAALERTVEYRGEAARGFTTDMRFTIANMTAELGGLNGIFEPDARVTEWLAMRPSNKDEALYFRADEDAPYVQRFSIALEKLGPQLARPYAPDNVLEVQDAVGMAVDGCFIGACTTTEEELVLAALLLEQALRGKAARPASPKRLVVPGDLAIHERMRQAGLWRHYEQAGFRIGPPGCSMCLGVASEKALPGEVWLTSQNRNYENRMGPGSHAWLASAATVAASSLEMRVEDPRAALKRIDPSVLERILARKPAGRPIEFPSSEPRLPMTPQPHDGGTRAGTASGGRIAGRIQRFGNHVDTDAIIPGEFCHLDEPSELARHAFRYVRPEFLERVQQGRTLIVAGEGWGTGSSREQAVWALAGAGIKAVIASSYAFIHRRNLVNEALPHLVVTSPAFHALVQEDEELVVDLETGLVEHVASGQRFQAERPSPIARALMQEGGLVPAIRRLGARALHLGAP, encoded by the coding sequence ATGAACACCCGACCCATGACCCTGACGCAGAAAATCCTGGCCCACCATGCCCGGCGCCTCGATCGCCCCTGGGTCCAGGCGGGAGACGTCCTGCAGCTCCGGGTGGACTGGACGATGGCGAGCGAGCTGGCCTGGAACGGCATGGACCGCACCTACCAGGCCCTGGGACGCCCGGAGCTCCACGACCGGGAGCGCGTCTTCCTCGCCGTGGACCACACGGTGGACGCAGTGACCCTTGCCAAGGACGTGCGCGTCCAGCGGCTGGTACAGCGCTCGCGTGACTTCGCCCGCGAACGGAGGCTGCGCCACTTCTACGATGCCAACGAGACCATCCTTCACACGAAGTTCTATCGAGAGCTGGTCCAGCCAGGACAGTTGGTGCTGGGAGCCGATTCACACACCACCTCCCATGGAGGGATGGGCGCCTTCGCCATCGGACTGGGTGGAGCGGACATCGTTGCCGCGATGGTACTCGGGGAGACATGGCTCGAGGTTCCCGAGGCCATCACCGTGGAGTACCAGGGCACGCCTGCCTTTGGCATCGGCGGCAAGGACATCATCCTGAAGACCTTGGGGCTCCTTGGAAGGAACACCGCCGCGCTGGAGCGGACGGTGGAGTACCGCGGAGAAGCCGCGCGCGGCTTCACCACGGACATGCGCTTCACCATCGCGAACATGACGGCGGAGCTCGGCGGGCTGAATGGCATCTTCGAGCCCGACGCGAGGGTCACCGAGTGGCTCGCCATGCGCCCGTCGAACAAGGACGAGGCCCTGTACTTCCGCGCCGATGAGGATGCGCCCTACGTACAGCGCTTCAGCATCGCGCTGGAGAAGCTCGGGCCGCAGCTCGCCCGGCCCTACGCTCCGGACAACGTGCTGGAGGTCCAGGACGCGGTAGGGATGGCGGTGGACGGCTGCTTCATCGGTGCGTGCACCACCACCGAGGAGGAGCTCGTGCTGGCGGCGCTCCTGTTGGAGCAGGCGCTCCGAGGCAAGGCGGCGCGCCCCGCCTCACCCAAGCGGCTCGTGGTGCCCGGGGACCTCGCCATCCACGAACGAATGCGGCAAGCCGGCCTGTGGCGGCACTACGAGCAGGCGGGCTTCCGAATCGGCCCGCCAGGCTGCTCCATGTGTCTGGGCGTGGCCTCAGAAAAGGCCCTTCCCGGCGAGGTGTGGCTCACATCACAGAACCGCAACTACGAGAACCGGATGGGGCCCGGATCACACGCTTGGCTCGCCTCGGCGGCCACTGTAGCGGCCTCCTCCCTGGAGATGCGCGTGGAGGACCCCCGCGCCGCGCTGAAGAGGATCGACCCGTCCGTCCTCGAGCGAATCCTCGCCCGCAAGCCAGCGGGCCGCCCCATCGAGTTCCCGTCCTCCGAGCCACGACTGCCCATGACGCCCCAGCCACATGACGGCGGCACGCGCGCGGGCACGGCCTCCGGAGGACGCATCGCTGGACGCATTCAGCGCTTCGGGAACCATGTCGACACGGACGCCATCATCCCGGGCGAGTTCTGCCACCTTGATGAGCCCTCGGAGCTGGCTCGCCATGCATTCAGGTATGTCCGCCCCGAGTTTCTGGAACGCGTGCAGCAGGGGCGGACGCTCATCGTCGCAGGGGAGGGCTGGGGCACGGGCAGCTCCCGAGAGCAGGCCGTCTGGGCGCTGGCCGGGGCCGGCATCAAGGCCGTCATCGCCAGCAGCTATGCCTTCATCCACCGGCGCAACCTGGTGAACGAGGCGCTGCCCCACCTCGTCGTGACGAGCCCTGCGTTCCACGCCCTGGTCCAGGAAGACGAGGAGCTCGTCGTCGACCTGGAGACGGGCCTGGTGGAGCATGTGGCGAGCGGCCAACGGTTCCAGGCCGAGCGGCCCAGCCCCATCGCCCGCGCGCTCATGCAAGAGGGCGGACTCGTTCCCGCCATCCGGCGCCTCGGCGCCCGGGCGCTCCACCTCGGAGCCCCCTGA
- a CDS encoding sensor histidine kinase, with product MLETTEGSIVRATLRALVEPRRLLPILVISVALITAQVRFSHAPLWAAFGLGLLMCLLFIAVAPVSYRVLFPEGLDLSHGGIRLLLYATVGSGVVLTSGFVLPKLLGMGPTFLTQPTNLAVCGALFLVGGWGLGRDIGFEESLTRERARAARFALEAEQAQLLALRSHLDPHFLFNTLNAIAEWCREDGAVAETAVLRLSTMLRSVLAGVRSATWPLAQELELIRTLFDLHLLRDPDLFQLTLNIPAGMEEIPVPPLVLLPLAENAVKHGPAAGHRGPLSLDVTARGHEVEVAIENPGPSRGPREGSAGLPTVERRLALAYGGAARLVLDGGEARTRVTVTLPRAGPQPGVLT from the coding sequence ATGCTGGAAACAACGGAAGGCTCCATCGTCCGCGCCACCCTGCGGGCCCTCGTGGAGCCCCGACGGCTGCTGCCCATCCTCGTCATCTCCGTCGCGCTGATTACCGCGCAGGTGCGCTTCAGCCACGCCCCCCTCTGGGCCGCGTTCGGGCTGGGCCTCTTGATGTGCCTGCTCTTCATCGCGGTGGCCCCAGTCTCCTACCGCGTCCTCTTCCCGGAGGGCCTGGACCTCAGCCATGGCGGCATCCGGCTCCTGCTCTACGCCACCGTGGGCAGCGGCGTGGTGCTCACCTCCGGCTTCGTGCTGCCGAAGCTCCTGGGCATGGGCCCCACCTTCCTCACGCAGCCCACCAACCTCGCGGTGTGCGGCGCGCTCTTCCTCGTGGGGGGCTGGGGCCTGGGCCGTGACATCGGCTTCGAGGAGAGCCTCACCCGCGAGCGCGCCCGCGCCGCCCGCTTCGCGCTGGAGGCCGAGCAGGCCCAGCTCCTCGCGCTGCGCAGCCACCTGGACCCGCACTTCCTCTTCAACACGCTCAACGCCATCGCGGAGTGGTGCCGTGAGGACGGCGCCGTCGCGGAGACCGCCGTGCTGCGGCTGTCCACCATGCTCCGCTCCGTGCTCGCGGGCGTGCGCAGCGCCACCTGGCCCCTGGCCCAGGAGCTGGAGCTCATCCGCACGCTCTTCGACCTGCACCTGCTCCGCGACCCGGACCTCTTCCAACTCACGCTGAACATCCCCGCCGGCATGGAGGAGATTCCCGTCCCGCCGCTCGTGCTGCTCCCCCTGGCGGAGAACGCGGTGAAGCATGGCCCCGCCGCCGGCCACCGCGGCCCCCTGTCCCTGGACGTCACCGCGCGGGGACACGAGGTGGAGGTCGCCATCGAGAACCCGGGCCCCTCCCGGGGGCCGCGCGAGGGCAGCGCGGGCCTGCCCACCGTGGAGCGCCGCCTCGCCCTGGCCTACGGCGGCGCCGCCCGCCTCGTGCTCGACGGCGGCGAGGCGCGCACCCGTGTCACCGTCACCCTGCCCCGCGCGGGCCCCCAACCTGGAGTCCTCACCTGA
- the rlmN gene encoding 23S rRNA (adenine(2503)-C(2))-methyltransferase RlmN, whose product MPSDTSANLYDLTRPALGALLSGWGFGPYHRDQLWTALYRRHATTFDELDGLKPELLRMLREHTRLGQLATHHESFSSDGFTHKLLLRLDDGQTIETVLMRFKGRATVCISTQAGCAMGCVFCATGQMGLSRHLTPGEIVGQILHVNRILRASGETLRNVVLMGMGEPLHNYEHTMSAVDVLVDALGLAMGPRFITLSTVGVVPGIRRLADEERPIHLAVSLHGATDAERAALVPAGRRWPLDELMDACRYYSEKRKRRIFFEWTLISGRNDTAEHAHTLGQLLRGMDAHVNVIPLNPTVGYDGGPSRPESVRAFQDVLATYDVPSTVRQRRGIDIDAGCGQLKATVERRSRRSLPTSA is encoded by the coding sequence ATGCCGTCCGACACGTCCGCCAACCTGTACGATTTGACGCGGCCCGCGCTGGGGGCGCTGCTCTCCGGTTGGGGCTTCGGCCCCTACCACCGCGACCAGCTCTGGACCGCGCTGTACCGCCGGCACGCGACCACTTTCGACGAACTGGACGGCCTCAAGCCGGAGCTGCTGCGCATGCTGCGCGAGCACACGCGCCTGGGCCAGTTGGCCACCCACCACGAGTCCTTCAGCAGCGACGGCTTCACGCACAAGCTGCTGCTGCGACTGGACGACGGGCAGACCATTGAAACCGTGCTGATGCGGTTCAAGGGCCGCGCCACGGTGTGCATCAGCACGCAGGCCGGCTGCGCCATGGGCTGCGTCTTCTGCGCCACCGGGCAGATGGGGCTCTCACGCCACCTGACGCCCGGCGAAATCGTGGGGCAGATACTCCACGTCAACCGCATCCTGCGCGCCTCCGGCGAGACGCTGCGCAACGTCGTCCTCATGGGCATGGGCGAGCCGCTCCACAACTACGAGCACACGATGTCCGCGGTGGACGTGCTGGTGGATGCGCTGGGGCTCGCCATGGGCCCACGCTTCATCACGCTCAGCACGGTGGGCGTCGTGCCCGGCATCCGGCGGCTCGCGGATGAAGAGCGCCCCATCCACCTGGCCGTCAGCCTCCATGGCGCCACCGACGCCGAACGCGCGGCGCTGGTCCCCGCTGGACGCCGCTGGCCCCTCGACGAGTTGATGGACGCGTGCCGCTACTACAGCGAGAAGCGCAAGCGCCGCATCTTCTTCGAGTGGACGCTCATCTCCGGCCGCAACGACACCGCCGAGCACGCGCACACGCTGGGTCAACTGCTGCGCGGCATGGACGCGCACGTCAACGTCATCCCCCTCAACCCCACGGTGGGTTACGACGGCGGCCCCAGCCGTCCGGAGTCCGTGCGCGCCTTCCAGGACGTGCTCGCCACCTATGACGTGCCCAGCACGGTGCGTCAGCGCCGGGGCATCGACATCGACGCGGGGTGTGGCCAGCTCAAGGCCACCGTGGAACGGCGTTCACGCCGTTCACTTCCCACCAGCGCCTGA